Proteins from a single region of Pungitius pungitius chromosome 4, fPunPun2.1, whole genome shotgun sequence:
- the sult5a1 gene encoding sulfotransferase family 5A, member 1 yields MARLDVVETFHGLSFPGHLHTEDSLQQALKFSFKDSDILIVSYPKSGTTWMQEIVTLISNKGEPQMSQTLPNWARAPWLEQHYFAALLEASPCVKNRVITTHLPHHLLGPTLKDSKAKVIYVSRNPKDVVVSFYHFHNMANFLPEAGSFPEFLNRFLDGTLHYGPWFDHIKGWSSQTKNNVLHITYEEMSMDIKGAIERLSAHLQSPLLEDELNNCVKHCSFGSMKDNKMANYTLVTEEIMDHNKGSFMRKGRIGDWKNMFTTELNTYFESVFESKMEDCPLEFVWDEPQSDETNPTDVASCDKQ; encoded by the exons ATGGCCAGGTTGGACGTCGTAGAGACCTTTCACGGCTTATCTTTTCCTGGACATCTGCACACCGAGGATTCCTTACAACAGGCTCTCAAATTTTCATTTAAGGACTCGGATATCCTCATTGTTTCTTATCCAAAATCAG GCACCACATGGATGCAGGAAATCGTCACGCTCATATCCAACAAAGGGGAACCACAAATGTCCCAAACTCTCCCAAACTGGGCCCGGGCTCCTTGGCTGGAGCAACATTATTTTGCTGCGTTACTGGAGGCTTCACCCTGCGTGAAGAACCGAGTCATCACCACACACCTGCCCCATCACCTGCTGGGCCCCACCCTCAAGGACTCAAAAGCAAAG GTCATCTATGTGAGCAGAAACCCTAAAGATGTGGTAGTTTCCTTTTACCACTTCCACAACATGGCCAACTTCCTTCCCGAGGCAGGCTCATTTCCAGAGTTTTTAAACCGGTTCCTGGATGGCACAT TgcactatggcccctggtttgaCCACATTAAAGGCTGGAGCAGTCAGACTAAGAACAATGTGCTTCACATCACCTACGAAGAGATGTCGATG GACATTAAAGGGGCCATTGAGAGGTTGAGCGCTCATCTGCAGAGCCCCTTGCTGGAGGACGAGCTCAACAACTGTGTGAAACACTGCAGCTTCGGCAGCATGAAAGACAACAAGATGGCCAACTACACTCTGGTCACTGAGGAGATAATGGACCACAACAAGGGCTCCTTCATGAGAAAAG GTAGGATTGGAGACTGGAAAAACATGTTCACAACGGAGCTGAATACATATTTCGAAAGTGTCTTTGAGTCCAAGATGGAGGACTGCCCTCTGGAGTTTGTGTGGGACGAGCCACAATCAGACGAGACCAATCCCACTGATGTTGCATCCTGTGACAAACAGTAA
- the LOC119194568 gene encoding trace amine-associated receptor 13c-like → MTTLLPNVSVPGSAAVLLPTADCLTNISAAARHGLASGQSLAPLCTLCCCGFINRTLAVVFMLSLVFAIVIGNVITLTVFVQTRQSRTPQGYLKVSLAIADMMVGVLVVPFSVYTEISLMVTSAPPIWYQGSSISPATSSSPGGLVSPWQPCMLIGPVFAGCTFVSISTIFLMTLERSVAILRPLHKDALVTRRRTLLLILLSWAASFLLAIAPLMFSRNLTLEYNECSRMCNYTPLLVGGQLPSDANILLLFPAFDFTLLGVTLAVNIVSFTSIRRYSRKRKLLSEGSLSDGGGGGAAGGGGGCPHRPSFSDIKAAKTIGILTFAFTASFSPIAAFVLGNVVGYTWCNFSFLAFWVLTGNSCCNVIIYSVRDHRFRKGVTLLFQRDHSAPHGEKS, encoded by the exons ATGACTACTCTGCTTCCCAACGTCAGTGTTCCTGGGAGTGCAGCAGTTCTGCTGCCGACCGCAGACTGTCTGACTAACATCAGTGCAGCCGCACGCCACGGACTCGCTTCAGGCCAGTCACTGGCGCCGCTCTGCACCCTTTGTTGCTGTGGATTTATCAATCGGACTTTGGCAGTGGTGTTCATGCTCAGCCTGGTGTTTGCCATTGTGATTGGAAATGTGATCACCCTCACTGTTTTTGTGCAAACGAGGCAGTCCCGAACTCCACAGGGATACCTGAAAG TGTCCCTGGCCATAGCAGATATGATGGTCGGTGTCCTTGTGGTCCCATTCTCCGTCTACACTGAGATCTCACTCATGGTGACCAGCGCACCACCCATTTGGTACCAGGGCAGTTCTATTTCCCCGgccacctcttcttctcccgGGGGGCTGGTGAGCCCTTGGCAGCCCTGCATGCTGATTGGACCTGTGTTTGCTGGATGCACCTTTGTCTCCATCAGCACCATCTTCCTCATGACACTGGAGCGAAGCGTGGCCATCCTACGGCCCCTGCATAAGGACGCCCTGGTGACCCGCAGAAGAACTCTGCTCCTCATCCTGCTCTCCTGGGCTGCCAGCTTCCTCCTGGCCATTGCGCCCCTCATGTTCAGCAGAAACCTCACTTTGGAGTACAATGAGTGCAGCCGTATGTGTAACTACACTCCACTGTTGGTCGGGGGCCAGCTGCCATCTGATGCCAACATTTTGCTGTTATTCCCAGCCTTTGACTTCACATTGCTCGGTGTCACGTTAGCAGTGAACATCGTGTCTTTCACTAGCATTCGGCGATACTCCCGTAAACGCAAACTGCTGTCAGAGGGGAGTCTGAGTgacggaggcggaggaggggctgcggggggaggaggaggatgcccTCACAGGCCCTCCTTTTCAGACATCAAAGCTGCTAAGACAATCGGCATACTGACATTTGCCTTCACAGCATCCTTCTCGCCCATCGCAGCTTTTGTGCTCGGGAACGTCGTGGGATACACCTGGTGTAACTTCTCCTTTTTGGCCTTCTGGGTCCTGACAGGAAACAGTTGCTGCAATGTCATTATCTACAGTGTCAGGGACCACCGCTTCAGGAAGGGTGTGACTTTGCTCTTTCAGCGAGACCACTCAGCCCCACATGGCGAGAAGTCCTGA